The DNA window GATATGCTCGACGCTATAGACACGATCCTGCGGCATTTCAGAAACAAACCGTTGCAGCCTTTTGGTGGCGTGCAGGTATTGTTTATCGGTGACTTATATCAGTTGCCGCCGGTAGTGCCGGATGCGGAATGGCAGCTGTTGTCGGAGTATTACAAGAGTTCTTTTTTCTTCGATGCCAAGGTTATCGAACAGGCACCCCCGCTGTATATCGAGTTGAAAAAGATATACCGGCAAAACGAACAGCTCTTCATTGATGTGCTGAACCGTGTCCGTAACAGCGAGGTGGAGGAAGATGATCTGATGATGCTGAACGACCGCTATGATCCTTATTTTAAGGGAGAAGAGGGGGAATATATCGTATTGTCTACGCATAATCGTAAGGCAGATGATATCAACTCCCGTCGGCTGGCAGATATGCCTGGTAAGCTGTATCGCTTTGAAGGTATGATAGAAGGTGATTTCAGTGACAAGGCCCTGCCTACGGAACTGGTGCTTCAGCTCAAGATAGGAGCACAGGTGATGTTCCTGAAAAACGACCTGGCACAGCCCCGTCGTTATTACAACGGTAAAATAGCCACCGTAAAGGATATCAGTGATACTGAGATTACTCTCGTGTTGTCCGGCAATCATGAAGAGCTGAAACTGGAAAAGGAAACCTGGCGCAATATCCGCTATTCCTATAACCAGGAAGACAACAGTATTGAAGAAGAGGAGATCGGCAGTTTTACGCAATTCCCGATACGGCTGGCCTGGGCGATCACTATCCACAAAAGCCAGGGGCTTACGTTTGAAAGGGCTATCATCGATGCCGGTTATGCATTCGCTCCCGGACAGGTGTATGTGGCACTGAGCCGCTGTACTTCGCTCGAAGGGCTGGTATTGCATTCCCGCATTACTTACGGTAGTATCAAAACAGACCGGCAGGTGATTGAATTTGCGGAGAAAGAAGTAGCAGCAAACGAACTGGTGGTACTGCTGGAAATGGAAAGGAAGAAATTTCAGGCTACTTCACTACTGCAGTTGTTCGACTGGTACAGGATGCAGGCCAACGTAAGAAGTCATGCGGTATGGATTCAGGATAAAAAAGTGCCCGATATCGATGAGGCGCTCCAGTTGAGCCGCCGGCTGTCTGCTAAAACAGATCAGCAGCAGGAGGTGGCCAATCGCTTTGTGGTGCAGCTGCATCTGTTGCTCGATACTACGGTACAAACCGGAGAAACAGACCAGCTGGAAGAGCGGGTGACCAAGGCTATCGGTTACTTCACCCAAAGCATATACGAAGAGCTGATCAAGCCTTTGCAGGAACATATTGCGGTAGTGAAAAAGCAGAAGTCAAAGAAGTATCTGTTGCAGTTGATGTCGCTGGAAGCTGACTTCTGGCACAAGCTTCAGCAGATATGGGAAGTGTCTTATGCAGAGCTGAATTTTACCAAAGGACTGAAAGATTATTTGAAACTCAGGGAAGGGGAAACCGCTTCTGATGGAAAGAAGGAAACGGTGAAACCCGCAGCAAAAGGGAAGGTAGAACGGGGTAGCAGCCGTCGTGGTACGCTGGAACTATATCTGGGCGGAAAAACAATCCCGGATATTGCGGTGACACGGCAACTGGCTGTCAGTACTGTAGAAAGCCATTTGGCGCAGTGTGTAGAGGCCGGAGAACTGGACCTGTACCGCTTCGTGCAGGAATCAACAGTCAAACTGATTGTATCTCACATCCGGGAACTGGGCGCCACCGCCGCAGGCCCTATCAAAGAACGGGTAGGCCCTGCCGTTACTTTCGCTGAAATCAGGGCTGTGCAATGGTATCTTAAAAAACAACAGGAAGAACAGATTATGAAAGATTAAAAAGATTAAAAAAACAACGAAAGATGAAACTAAGCGTATTGGATCAATCACCTATCAGAAACGGCAGCAATGCCGTGGAAGCATTGCAGGAAAGTGTGCAGTTGGCCAAACTGGCAGACAAGCTGGGATATACTCGCTATTGGTTATCAGAACATCATAATACTAAAAGCCTGGCAGGCGCGTCGCCGGAAATACTGATTGCCAGGCTGGCCAGTGAAACATCACGTATACGGATAGGCTCCGGTGGGGTGATGCTGCCTAATCACAGTACCCTCAAGGTGGCCGAAAATTTCCGGTTGCTGGAAGCATTATTCCCTGGTCGCATAGATCTGGGCATAGGCCGCGCCCCTGGTGGCGACAGGTTTACAGCCCGTATCCTCAATCCGTCCAACACCTTTGATCCCAAAGAATTTGTACAGCAGCTGGTAGACCTCCAGGCATGGCTGACAGACAAAGCCTTGCCCGGGAGTATGCAGGAGAAGATAAGAGCGATTCCTTCCATCCCCACCTCACCAGACCTGTGGATACTTACCTCCAGCGGTGAAAGTGGTATGCTGGCAGCCCATTTTGGAATGGCATTATCTTTTGCCCACTTTATCTATCCCGTTGGCGGGCCGGAGGCGGTCAGCAATTACCGCAGCCAGTTCCGTCCTTCTCTTCATTTACAGGCTCCGCAGGCCAGTGTAGGTATCTTCGCTTTCTGCGCTGATACGGAAGAAAAAGCAGCAGAGATGGAAGCTGTTATGGATCATCGAATGCTGAGCTTCGAAAGAGGCCAGTATGATGTGTTTCCGACTTATGAAGAGATTAAGGACATTGAATATACGCCTGAAGAACTGTTGCGGATAAGAGCCAACAGTGGCCGCAGGATCGCTGGCACACCACAACAGGTGAAGCCCCGCCTCGAACAGCTGGCAGCAGCCTATGATGTAGATGAACTGGTGATCGCTACCATCACCAACGACCATGCCGACAGGCTTCGTTCCTACGAGCTGCTGGCAGAGGTTTTCCATCTTACAAAATAAAATATAAAATATTTTAATATATTTGTGACGGCTATACACCCATAGCCGTCATTTTTTTTAGTAGAGTGATATCGGCTACTTTAGAATAAAACCAGCAATCCTATGAAAAAACTGATCCTTGGCGCAGTGGTGCTTGCCTCCATCCTGACCGCCTGTTCCAAAAAAGATAAGAACAATGATGATAACGCACCGCAACCGGTGGTGGCAGGAAAGGATTCCCTGACAGTATATAAAGATCTGGAGTTTGATAATTCCGGCGCGAGTCAGACGCTGGGTGTGGCCTTCTCCACTAAAGAAGGAAAAATGTACAACCGCACCAATCTTCCTAAGGATGGTAAATCCATTGATCTGGTATATGCCGGGGTAGATCCTGCGGGCTTGTTCTTCAGCAGTCCTGATGCAAAGCAGCTGACGTTTGATAATGCAACTACTACGCTGGTGATGAATCTCCCATCTGCAGATGTGTATGATCCGGCCAAATTTGACACCCTGTCGCATGGTTCAGCGCTCAATAACCTAGCTGTAAAGCAGGATGGTCAAGTATTTCCGATGACCTACAAAGGGGTGGTGCTCTTCCGGAATGCCGCCGGCAAAAACGGGGTCATTAAGATAACATACATTGATGCACAACGGATACAGGCGACTATCAAAGTACAACCATAAAAGCAAATATATAAAGTACAGGACTGGCCGGGGATTACATCCCGGCCTTTTTTATTTATTACCAGTGAAAAATAAGTTAGTAACCGGTAAAAAAGAGGGAGGAATACTCCCGTGGCTGCCGCTAAATTTGCAGATAAGGAAATGACCATTAAAATCACTGCGACTGTGAAAGTAGGATTATTTATACCGTGTTATATTGATCAGTTTTATCCACAGGTAGGCATCGCTACCCTGGAACTATTGCAGAAACTGGGTTGTGAGGTGGAATACCCGCAGGGACAGACCTGCTGTGGCCAGCCCATGGCTAATTCGGGATATGAGCATCTGACACATCAATGTAATAGTCTGTTTGTCCGCAATTTTGCAGCCTACGATTACATCGTGGCTCCTTCCGGCAGTTGTGTGCTGCATATCAAGGAGCATCTGCACGATCCGGCCAGCGAAACAGCAGCTGCCAACATACGGTCCCGCATATATGAACTAACCGAATTTCTGACGGATATATTAAAAGTGAAAGCGCTGCCGGCACGTTTCTCCTGCAAGGTCGGCCTGCACCAGAGCTGTCACGGACAGCGGGGCTTGGGCCTTGCACAGATGAGTGAACTGGTAGCCGCTCCTTTCTCCAAACCTGAACAGCTGCTTCGTATGGTGGCCGGACTGGAACTGGTGGAACTGGGCCGAAAAGATGAATGCTGCGGCTTCGGCGGAACTTTCTGTGTAACAGAAGAAGCGGTCTCCGTAAAAATGGGAAAAGATCGTATAGCCGATCACGTTAAAAGCGGTGCTACCGTTATCACCGGTACAGACGTGAGCTGTCTTATGCACCTGGAGGGTATCCTCCGCCGTCAGCATCAGCCGGTGAAAGTGATGCATATTGCTGAAATCCTCAATCAAACAGCCGATGAACAGGCCAACAACTGATCACGCTACACTGGCGGACAAGTTTAATGAAGACGAGCCAAGGGTAAACTGGCATGATGAAACATTGTGGTGGGTAAGAGCCAAGCGTGACCGCCAGGCCTGGAGCATTCCGGAATGGGAGCTGCTCCGGGAAACAGCCTCGCAGATTAAATTAAATGTGCTGGGTAACCTGCACGACTATCTGATACAATTCGAACAACAGGCATTACAGAACGGTGCTATCGTTCACTGGGCAGCAGATGCGGCGGAGCATAACCGCATCGTGACAAACATCCTTCAAAAACATGGTGTAAAACGAATGGTGAAGAGCAAGTCCATGCTCACTGAAGAATGTCACCTCAATCCACATCTCATGGCCAATGGTATCGAGGTAATAGATACCGACCTGGGAGAAAGGATTGTACAACTGGCAGAAGAACCACCCAGTCATATTGTGCTGCCTTGTATTCATAAAAAGAAAGAAGAGATAGGGGAGTTGTTCCATGAGCATCTGGGTACACCTGCTGGTAATGCTGATCCACAGTTTCTCACTGCTGCAGCGCGCCAGCATCTGCGTAAGGAGTTCCTGCAATCAAAGGCGGCTATTACGGGTGTTAATTTTGCAGTAGCTGAAACCGGAGAAATGGTGGTATGCACCAACGAAGGTAATGCTGATATGGGGGCTCATCTGGCCGACGTACACATTGCCTGTATGGGTATCGAAAAAATCATTCCGCAACGTAAGCACCTGGGTGTATTTCTGCGATTGCTGGCACGCAGTGCTACCGGTCAGCCGATCACTACATATTCCAGCCATTTCAGAAAACCGGCTCCTGGCCAGGAGTTGCACATCGTTCTGGTAGATAACGGACGCTCCCGGCAACTAGGACGTGAGGACTTTCGCAATTCATTAAAGTGTATCCGTTGCGGTGCCTGTATGAATACCTGCCCGGTATATCGGCGCAGTGGTGGCCATAGTTATCATACTGCGGTAGCGGGCCCTATTGGCGCTATCCTGGCGCCTAACCTCAATATGAAGGATTATGCAGACCTGCCTTTTGCTTCTACCTTATGTGGTTCCTGCTCTAATGTATGCCCTGTAAAAATTGATATTCATCAACAGTTATATAAATGGCGGCAGGTGCTGGTACAGGAAGGACATACTACCGGTATGAAATCAGCAGGTATGAAGATCATGAGCGCTGTGCTGTCTCAACCTGGCAACTACAAAAAAGCCGGTAAAATGGGCCGCTGGGTAATGCGTGCTTTCCCGGGTATGGTCAACAATCGTATGAACCCCTGGTATAAACAACGGGAGATGCCCGCACCGCCGGCACAATCATTCTCCGAATGGTATGCACAAAATAAAAAAGACAAAAAATAACCATCAGCAAATAAGATATTGATATGAGCAGCAGGGAACAGATACTCAGAGCCGTAAGGGAAAATCAACCAGCATCCTCCGCATTGCCATCATTGGATGGGCTGTCGGGAACGATGCCTGCAACACTGGATGCTTACCGTAAAGTGCTGGAAGGACTGGGCGGCAGTTTGTTTGAAATCAGTGATACTGCTGAGATACCTGTCTTGCTGTCGCAACATTATCCCCATCTCAGCAGAGTAATCTCAGTTGCTGATGATTCACGGGAATGGGTAAACGAAAATCCTCATCTGCTGGAAGATGTGGATATGGCCATCGTACCCGGGCAATGGGGCGTGGCTGAAAACGGAGCTATCTGGCTAACGGAACAGGATATACATATAAGAGTGTTGCCTTTTATCTGTCAGCACCTCGCTATTATATTACCACGGCAACGGATATTGGCAACCATGCACGAAGCGTATGAAAAAATTGGTGCCCCACAATCCGGTTTCGGCGTGTTCATTGCCGGCCCCTCTAAAACCGCTGATATAGAGCAATCCCTCGTATTAGGCGCCCATGGCGCAAAAAGCCTCGTAGTATTTATTGTAGGTTAATTTCATTTTTCTCTTTAGGGATTTTTCAAAAAATCAATTACTTTTATGAATAAATTGATGGTTTACAAACACAAATGCATTGTTTTGTGAAAGTTTGGTATGGTGTTTGTTCCCTCCGCCGTCACTAAGCAACTTTAGAAAAAGAACTTATTTTAACCATATAGCGAACTTAGTTAACCAGGAAAAACCTAAAAACCATGTATGATTTATTCAGCGTGTTAGCGCGCGAAAACCTAAAGAAGGAAAATGACTGTCATCTGAACAACAATTCATGTGAATGTGAAAAGATATTGAGATTGTCGTGGCAATGTAACCACTGCTGTTGCTGATGTAGCGTTTTCTATTATCTGTAATGTTAGCTGTCCGAATTTTTAACCTGTATGCGAACACAGGCCCCCGGATATATATTACAGTCCAGGTAAGGTTTTACACCTGCCTTTATAATCCTGTCTGTTTGAATCGATTGGATCGCAATGCGTGTAGTATTGGAAAAATTTTTGCTGTTTACTTTTTCATAATGAGTAGAAATCAAAATTAAGTACTTACTTTGCAAAAGTTGAAAACCGATAAATGCGAACCAAACCTTAGCTGATCTGACAGGAGAGTAAAGCGCTTCTGTGAAAACCTATCCTGCGCAACTCTGCCCGATTGGACGAGCAATATTTTTTAACCGTATCTATTATTGAAACCTATGGTGCATAGATCATCATGGATTACCCCGTCGTGGCTTATCCTGCTGCTGGACCTCGGGTGCTCCGTCATCGCCATCAATCTTGCCTTCCTCCTCAGGCTGAACTTTGATATGGAGGCCCTCACTCCCTATCCATTGGAAAAAATCTCCTCTATTGTATTGGGTATTCATCTGGTACTGTCGCTGCTATTGCGTACATACCGAGGCATCGTCAGACATACCAGCCTGGCTGATATCGGCAACATCGCCTGCCTCAATATCATCAGCTGTTGTATCTATCTGTCTATTGGATACAGCCATGTACTGGACCCCGAAGTGAATTACTTCCCTCTCTCTGTTGTATTGATCAATTTCTTCATCACTTCCTTTCTCCTCTTGTCATACCGGCTGTTGGTGAAGTGGATATTTAAATACTATAAAAACTTCCGGTCTGTCAATAAAGTAAGGGCTGCTATCTATCATAATGGCCTCACTAGTCTGATGTTACGTAAAGCCATCAACGAAAATCCGGAGGCAGAAATACGTATTGTAGCATTCCTCGCTGATACCAACGCTCATGCAGGAAAATCCATAGAAGGCACGCCTGTATACGCTTTCCGTAAAGGACAGCTGTTTAAAATGGTCAAACAAGGGAAGATATCCCTGCTACTCATTCCCGATGAACATCTCGATCCGCTGCATCTGAATGAACTGGTGGAAGAATGTATAGCACTGAATATTAAAGTACAGAAGATCATCTCTGTCAATCAATGGATCGATGGTACACAAAACAGTATACAGTTGAAAGATATCAATATTGAGGACTTGCTGGAAAGATCCGTGATCGATATTAAAAATGAACAGCTGAATCATGAAATCAAACATAAGAGTATCCTCGTAACCGGTGCTGCTGGCTCCATTGGCAGCGAAATAGTAAGACAGGTGATCCGCTACGAACCTGCAGTGATCATTCTCTGTGATAAGGCCGAAACACCATTGCATGAACTGGAACTGGAGATGGCAGAGACAGGGACCAACGTTCCGATCATACCCTTCATTGGTAATGTGTGTGACAAAAGCCGCATGCAGCAGCTGTTTGAGGTATATGCTCCCGCTATCGTTTACCACGCAGCCGCATATAAACATGTACCTATGATGGAAAAAAATCCTTCCATCGCAGTGATGAACAATGTGCTGGGTACTAAGATCATGGCGGAATTGGCGGCGGAATTTGGAGCCGAGAAATTTGTGATGGTGTCTACAGACAAAGCCGTGAATCCTACTAACGTGATGGGCGCCTCCAAACGCATCGCCGAAATTTTCACACAGTCCTTTAGTATTAAAATCAACGAACAGTTTAAAAAAACAGGACCGGTATTTGGTTTGCCTCCCACCAGGTTTATCACTACCCGATTCGGGAATGTGCTGGGCTCCAACGGCTCCGTAATACCCCGCTTTAAAAAGCAACTGGAAAGCGGTGGGCCACTTACGGTAACGCACCCGGAAATCACCCGCTATTTTATGACCATCCCTGAAGCCTGCCAGCTGGTACTCGAAGCCGGCGCTATGGGACAAGGTGGTGAGATATTTGTTTTCGATATGGGCAAGCCTATGAAAGTGGCCGATCTGGCAAAGAAAATGATCCGTATGGCCGGTAAAGAGCCAGGAAGGGATATCCAGATCGTTTACTCAGGATTAAGGCCCGGAGAGAAGTTATACGAAGAACTGTTGAACAATGCAGAAAATACTTTACCTACCTATCACGAAAAAATTATGATCGCAAAAGTACGTAGCTATTCTTTTGCAGAGGTAGATGAAAAAGTCACACAACTGATTGCATCTGCCCAACAACATTACCTGACGCCAACGGTAGCACTAATGAAAAAACTGGTGCCGGAATTTATTAGTAAAAATTCGGCCTACGAAGAATTGGATAAGGATAAAATAAAAATGTAATCATTGCGCAGTGAAGGTTACACCGCCAGTGCACACCGTTGCCTGGAACGGCCCTTTATTGCCTGAAAAAACGAGAGTCAATATGAAGTTTTTCACCCGGGAAAAAGGAGCAATGCTCTGTTTTATGAAGAAACGTGGATGGGCAAACTGGCTGGTGGCAGGCATTGTCGGCATTTGCCTGTTCTCCTGTGCAACGCCAAAGAACATCACTTACTTTAAGGATGTGCCAGACTCACTACCCAACAAGGAAGTGGCTGAGGCGATGTACCAGACACCTGTCATCCAGGTAGATGATATCCTGCAGGTCAGCATCCAGACACTGGACCCTGCAGCCACTGTACTGCTCAATCAGCAGAACACCGCCAGCTGGCCGGTAACCGGTACTCCCGGTACTGGTGCTACTATCAACAGCAGCGGCGTAAGTGGATACCTGGTGGACAAAGAAGGATATATCACCCTTCCACTGATCGGTAAAATGCTGGTGAAAGACAAATCCACCAGCCAGGTCCGGGATGAAATAAAAGCCAAAGCCGCCGAGTTCTACAAAGACCCGGTAGTAAACGTAAGACTGGCCAACTTCAAAGTGACCGTATTAGGAGAAGTGGCACGGCCATCTACCTATGTAATGCCCAATGAAAAAGTGACCCTGCTCGATGCAATAGGTATGGCCGGAGATCTCACCATCTACGGTAAAAGAGATAATGTCCTGCTCATCAGGGAAAAGGATAACAAGAAAGAGTTTGTAAGATTCAACCTGAATAACACCAATCTGTTTACTTCTCCCTATTACTATCTGCAACAGGGAGATGTGGTATATGTTGAACCGAATAAGTCAAAGATCGCATCCACGGATGGCGCAAGGCTCAGAAACATCACCATCGTTTCATCTGCCCTGTCTGTATTGATTGTATTATTGACACGAATAAAATTCTAATATCTTAACACATTTGCATGCAGCACGAGAACATTTATTCTAAAGGACAACATTCTGCCAATGGCCACAGTAGGCCACAGGAGTCAAATGAGCGTGTACTGGACCTGCGCAGTATCCTGGACAAGGTATTGTCCAACTGGTATTGGTTTGTGTTATGCGGCATTTTAACCATCGCATTGGCATGGGTATACCTCCGGTATGCAACACCCGGCTATCTGATCAATGCAAAAATATTGGTACAGGATCAGCAGAAGGGTGGTAATATCCCCGGTGAAGAACTCTTTCAGCAGCTGGAACTGTTCTCCAATAAAAGCAATGTTGACAATGAAGTGGAAATACTGAAGTCCCGTTCCCTCATGGAAAAAGTAGTGAACAGCCTCGAACTGAATGTCCGCTACTTCACCGAAGGAAGAGTGAAGAAGACCGAAGTGTTTAATAAACGGCCTTTTTCCATGCACTGGCTGTCGCTCAAAGACACACTCTCAGCGGTGAGTTATACTGTGAGGCCCCAGGGCCGCGACAGCTTTGCCCTCCACCGGGAAGACCTCAGTCTCCGCGGTGCCTGGGGTGATACAATTCGTTTACCCGAAGGCGTTATGACGCTCGCAAGACATCATACAGTTGATAGCATTGAAGCAGAATACGATGTGAACGTAGTGTCCATAGACAATGCTGTGGCCGATCTGATGACACAGCTCAACGTGAGCATTCCAAATAAACAGGTGAGTACCATCGATCTGGCACTCACAACCACTATCCCGGGAAAAGGAGAGGAGATCCTCAATACACTGATAGACGCTTACCGTCACGCCAGTGTGGAAGATAAAAACCGGATCGCCGACAGTACCATCGATTTTATTGACAAACGACTGCGAATTGTCAGCACCGAACTGCTGGGCGTAGAAAGAAATATTCAGCAGTTTAAACAGGATAACCAGCTGGCGGACCTCACCGAACAATCAAAACTACTGGTATCTGGTACCGGCGACAACCTGAAACAGCTGACAGACGCTCAGGTAAAACTGAATGTGATCAATTCTATGGAAGAATATATCCGGGACGAAAAAAACAACAAAAGAATAGTCCCTTCTTCCATGATCGTGCAGGACCCCACCTTCGTAGGCTTGGTAGAAAAATATAACACCCTGCAACTCGAAAGGGAAAGGCAGCTGCTCGCAAGTACTCCTTCCAATCCGGTAGTGGTAAACCTCGACCGCCAGCTGTCAGGCATCCGCGGCGATTTAGCGAGCAACATACAATCCTTCAGGAAAGGGGTGGAGCTGAGTATCGAAGAACTGCAACGTAATAGTAATTCCCTCTCCCAGCGTATCCGCAAGGTACCTGCTGCAGAAAGGGTGTTCCTCGACTTCTCCCGCCAGCAGGCTATCAAGCAGGACCTGTATGTATTCCTGCTGAAGAAACGGGAAGAATCAGCCATCTCCAAAACATCCAACCTGGCCATTGCCAGGATCATTGATCCGGCTAAAAGTGACGCACTACCGTTCAAGCCTAAACGGATTATGGTATATCTGTTGGCACTCATGGCCGGCGCAGGTATCCCGGCCTTATGGATCTATGTGCGTGGTTTGCTTAACACCCGTATCCAGAGCAGGGAAGATATCAAAGCACTTACACCGGTACCAGTACTGGCCGAAATAGGCCACTGCAGCGATAAACAGTCACTGGTGGTAAGCAAAGACGGCGGCTCCCATGTGGCCGAACAGTTCCGCGCGCTCCGGACTAACCTGCAATTTATCTTGTCAGGCAAACAGGATAAAGTCGTGTTACTCACTTCCAGTATGAGTGGTGAAGGCAAGTCGTTTGTGGCCATCAACCTGGCTGCTGTATTGGCTTACTCCGGTAAAAAGGTAGTCCTCATGGAAATGGACCTTCGTAAACCGAAGATCTCAGATGGGCTGGGAATAAGCAATCACACCGGTTTTAGCAGTTATGCTATCGGAAGGGCTAGCATCAACGAGATCGTACAACCCTCGGGCATACACGAAAATCTGAAGGTCGTTTCTTCTGGGCCCGTACCGCCTAATCCGGCAGAACTGATGCTGCTGGAGTCTACTGAACACCTCTTCACTGAGCTGCGCCGCCATTTCGACTATATCATCATCGACACCGCCCCGGTAGGGCTGGTAACGGATGCCCAGCTGCTGGGTCGTTTTGCAGACGCTACATTGTACCTCGTAAGGCAGGGTTATACGTTCCGTCAGCAGCTGGAAGTGTCAAAAGACTTATATTTATACGGTAAAATGCCCAAAATCAATCTAGTCATAAATGATGTAAAAGCCTCAAGGTCATCGGGTTACGGTGGTTATGGCTACGGCTATGGCTATGGTTATGGGCATGAAAACACACAAAAAAAGAAAGGTATCAAAAAATTAAAATCACTTATAAATAACTAAAAATCATTTTAAGACAAAATAATACTATGGCTGTGGATACCAAAATAGCAATTATAGGCTTGGGATATGTAGGCTTGCCGCTGGCAGTGGAGTTTGCCAGAAAGTTCAGAACTGTAGGTTTCGATATTAACCAGGCGCGCATCGACGCGCTCAGAAATGGCCACGACCATACGCTGGAAGTTGCCGATGATGACCTGAAAAGCGTCCTGATAAAGGACCAGCAGGCAGCTACCGGATTATACTGTACCAGCAACATTGAAGAAATCAGAGATTGCAATTACTATATCGTTACGGTGCCTACGCCAGTGGATAAACACAACAGGCCCGACCTCACTCCGCTGTATAAAGCCAGTGAAACAGTCGGTAAAGTGCTCAGCAATGGCGATGTCGTAATCTATGAATCAACAGTATACCCCGGTGTTACGGAAGATGAATGTGTACCCGTACTGGAAAAGGTTTCGGGCCTGAAATTCAATAAAGACTTCTTCGCCGGCTACTCTCCTGAAAGAATCAACCCGGGTGATAAGGAACATACAGTAGCCAAAATATTGAAAGTGACTTCCGGCTCTACTCCGGAAGTGGCTGAAAAAGTAGACCAACTCTACAAAGCCATTATCACCGCCGGTACCCACAAAGCTGCCAGCATCAAAGTAGCCGAAGCTG is part of the Chitinophaga flava genome and encodes:
- a CDS encoding polysaccharide biosynthesis/export family protein, producing the protein MKFFTREKGAMLCFMKKRGWANWLVAGIVGICLFSCATPKNITYFKDVPDSLPNKEVAEAMYQTPVIQVDDILQVSIQTLDPAATVLLNQQNTASWPVTGTPGTGATINSSGVSGYLVDKEGYITLPLIGKMLVKDKSTSQVRDEIKAKAAEFYKDPVVNVRLANFKVTVLGEVARPSTYVMPNEKVTLLDAIGMAGDLTIYGKRDNVLLIREKDNKKEFVRFNLNNTNLFTSPYYYLQQGDVVYVEPNKSKIASTDGARLRNITIVSSALSVLIVLLTRIKF
- a CDS encoding GumC family protein yields the protein MQHENIYSKGQHSANGHSRPQESNERVLDLRSILDKVLSNWYWFVLCGILTIALAWVYLRYATPGYLINAKILVQDQQKGGNIPGEELFQQLELFSNKSNVDNEVEILKSRSLMEKVVNSLELNVRYFTEGRVKKTEVFNKRPFSMHWLSLKDTLSAVSYTVRPQGRDSFALHREDLSLRGAWGDTIRLPEGVMTLARHHTVDSIEAEYDVNVVSIDNAVADLMTQLNVSIPNKQVSTIDLALTTTIPGKGEEILNTLIDAYRHASVEDKNRIADSTIDFIDKRLRIVSTELLGVERNIQQFKQDNQLADLTEQSKLLVSGTGDNLKQLTDAQVKLNVINSMEEYIRDEKNNKRIVPSSMIVQDPTFVGLVEKYNTLQLERERQLLASTPSNPVVVNLDRQLSGIRGDLASNIQSFRKGVELSIEELQRNSNSLSQRIRKVPAAERVFLDFSRQQAIKQDLYVFLLKKREESAISKTSNLAIARIIDPAKSDALPFKPKRIMVYLLALMAGAGIPALWIYVRGLLNTRIQSREDIKALTPVPVLAEIGHCSDKQSLVVSKDGGSHVAEQFRALRTNLQFILSGKQDKVVLLTSSMSGEGKSFVAINLAAVLAYSGKKVVLMEMDLRKPKISDGLGISNHTGFSSYAIGRASINEIVQPSGIHENLKVVSSGPVPPNPAELMLLESTEHLFTELRRHFDYIIIDTAPVGLVTDAQLLGRFADATLYLVRQGYTFRQQLEVSKDLYLYGKMPKINLVINDVKASRSSGYGGYGYGYGYGYGHENTQKKKGIKKLKSLINN